The Chrysemys picta bellii isolate R12L10 chromosome 5, ASM1138683v2, whole genome shotgun sequence genome includes a window with the following:
- the SHISA3 gene encoding protein shisa-3 homolog, with protein sequence MWPRAEVAAAAVRRGVGRRAWAEPGAGPAAAAMGDRGLLLRYLLLGFLGWGASAQPAGGEYCHGWVDGHGRYHEGFQCPEDFDTPDATICCGSCALRYCCAAAEARLEQGGCTNDREPQNPGVTAQPIYVPFLIVGSIFIAFIIVGSLVAVYCCTCLRPKQTSQPPIRFSLRSYQIETLPMILTSTSLRTPSRQSSTATSSSSTGGSIRRFSFARAESGCLVASPPSPYTSGCLQTGHSIHLTQPAGFLVSSPYFGYPLQPEPSLAGRSCPDFS encoded by the exons ATGTGGCCGCGAGCAGAAGTCGCTGCCGCGGCCGTGAGGCGGGGAGTCGGGCGTCGAGCCTGGGCTGAGCCGGGAGCGGGTCCCGCTGCCGCCGCCATGGGGGACCGGGGGCTGCTGCTGCGCTACCTGCTGCTGGGCTTCCTGGGCTGGGGCGCGTCCGCCCAGCCGGCGGGGGGCGAGTATTGCCACGGTTGGGTGGACGGGCACGGCCGCTACCACGAGGGCTTCCAGTGCCCGGAGGACTTCGACACGCCGGACGCCACCATCTGCTGTGGCTCCTGCGCCCTGCGCTACTGCTGCGCCGCCGCCGAGGCCCGGCTGGAGCAGGGCGGCTGCACCAACGACCGCGAGCCGCAGAACCCGGGGGTGACAGCTC agCCGATCTACGTTCCTTTCCTTATTGTTGGATCCATATTCATCGCCTTCATCATTGTGGGTTCGTTGGTAGCTGTTTATTGTTGCACGTGTTTAAGACCTAAACAAACATCACAGCCGCCAATACGATTCTCTCTTCGAAGCTATCAGATCGAGACTCTTCCAATGATCCTGACCTCCACTAGCCTCCGGACACCATCCAGACAGTCCAGTACTGCAACCAGTTCAAGTTCTACTGGAGGCTCCATTCGCAGGTTCTCTTTCGCCAGAGCAGAATCTGGGTGTTTAGTGGCATCTCCACCTTCACCTTACACATCTGGCTGCTTACAAACAGGCCATTCTATCCACCTAACTCAACCAGCTGGATTTTTGGTGTCATCACCCTATTTTGGCTATCCTCTCCAACCAGAACCTTCCCTAGCTGGGAGGAGCTGCCCAGATTTTAGCTAG